The bacterium genomic sequence CAATACTTAGTCTCACCACCTGAATCCTTTCCAGAAATAAAAAGGTAATGGCTTGCTCTTGTGCAGGCAACATATAACACCCTCATCTCTTCTTCTCTAAGAGAGTTTCTGAAAGAATTCCTTAAAGGTTCTTCAGATTCTGCTTTAAGAACATATTGATATGAAGAACTATCTCCTTTATCATAAATAAAATTGTCTCTCATTTTAACATTTCCGTCTTCTATATTTATAAGAAAGACAGCTGGGAACTCAAGCCCTTTTGCACTATGAACTGTTAAAACACGGACAGCATTGTGATGAACAGAAAAAATATCTGCTTTAGATTCTTTATTATTAGAGATTAAATCTCTAAAAGAGTCCGCAATTTCGTACAAAGGTAAATCTTGCCAATCTTGTAATATAAGCAGAAACTTTTCAACATTTGCCTTTTGCTGAGTATTTAAATCTTTAAGAATATTTTTCTCTTTAATTATTTTTTCAAAAACAAAAGTTAATTCTTCTCTTTTTAACATCTCCCGCCAATCTGTTATATCTTGAATTGAAACATCAGAAACACTATTAGATAAAATCCATAAAGAAAAATGGTCAGAAGGGTCTGCAAGAGCAAAAAGAAGAGATATTAAAAAGATTATTTCAGGTTCCTGATAAAACCCCATACCTCCAAGAAAAACAAAGGGGAACCCTGCTCCCTTTAAGGTCTGCTCAAGGAGAGTAAATTTAGTTCCTGAGCGTCCTCTTAAAAGTATGGCTATATCTTTAAAATCTATTGGTCTAAATTCTTGCTTCTCTCTATTCCACACTTTGCTCTTGTCTGCAACAAGTTTAAGAATTTTGTTTGTTACCCATTCGTATTCTGATTCTTTTGAGTTTTCACCTTGAAAAATCTGTATTTCTACTTTGTAAGGAAGTTCAATTTTAAGACCAGGATAAAGTTTCTGTTCATCCCAAGGAGGGATATCTTCAAACAATTTGTTAATAAATTCAAGTATACCTTTTGAACTACGATAATTATTGGAAAGCTTTTCTTCTTTTTTAAAATCAGATAAAGATTTTTTAGCAACGTCAAAAATACCGCTTTCAGCACCTCTAAATTTATAAATAGATTGTTTTTTATCACCAACAAGAAAGATTCCATACGGTTCTCCTGTGTCAGCCTTTGCTCCACTTCCAGATAGCCATTCTTCAAATAATGTCTCTATTATTTGCCATTGAACAATATTGGTATCTTGAAACTCGTCAACAAAAATAAAGTTATGCATCTCATCAAAATCTTCTAATATGTTTAGGGCCTTAGAAGAATCCTTTAACAATCTATTTGCTTCGTTCTCAAGGTCGTTAAAATCAAAAAGAGATAGTTCTTTTTTCATCTCTTTTTGAACGTTTGTTACCAATGTATATAAATTTAAGATACGTTTAGTCATATCACCAGTTGGATAACCCGAATTTATATATGACTGGTTCTTCCAAAAAGAAACAAGGTTTTCTCTCAAAGCATTCAATTTCATTGTTTTAAGTATACCGTC encodes the following:
- a CDS encoding UvrD-helicase domain-containing protein, with the translated sequence MKNNNFEAIVIEASAGTGKTRRITNEFLKLLDNSNPAVMMKKILAITFSEKAAIEMKSRIFERIYKDIYPSLGEQEKVNIENVMMKLNISTIHSFCRRLLKRFSFYLKLDPFFQIASEEESNMLFYRSFGKVLNRESAENMADGILKTMKLNALRENLVSFWKNQSYINSGYPTGDMTKRILNLYTLVTNVQKEMKKELSLFDFNDLENEANRLLKDSSKALNILEDFDEMHNFIFVDEFQDTNIVQWQIIETLFEEWLSGSGAKADTGEPYGIFLVGDKKQSIYKFRGAESGIFDVAKKSLSDFKKEEKLSNNYRSSKGILEFINKLFEDIPPWDEQKLYPGLKIELPYKVEIQIFQGENSKESEYEWVTNKILKLVADKSKVWNREKQEFRPIDFKDIAILLRGRSGTKFTLLEQTLKGAGFPFVFLGGMGFYQEPEIIFLISLLFALADPSDHFSLWILSNSVSDVSIQDITDWREMLKREELTFVFEKIIKEKNILKDLNTQQKANVEKFLLILQDWQDLPLYEIADSFRDLISNNKESKADIFSVHHNAVRVLTVHSAKGLEFPAVFLINIEDGNVKMRDNFIYDKGDSSSYQYVLKAESEEPLRNSFRNSLREEEMRVLYVACTRASHYLFISGKDSGGETKYWLNTIKKLQDEYLAKGCEKQAPYIKVDDIPEEKKETKFNFSHTTLTSYTKEADIGYYNYKKIVLGQILHKLLYDISSDKIDFTKSNFEERAKFYLKKSGMKVISDLMKVLLDIYDKIQGNMEIRKVIEYNGSDQRFSELPFIVKKGEKVYEGFIDRVIFKDGIVYLYDYKLEAGPLSNYFEQLKIYELAVQNIFKTQNVKKFIVSLKEGKISKI